ACAACAGCTTCTTTTTCGTCTCCGCACTCAAAACGCCCGAAGATTGCAAGCAGTTCGTCTCCGGAGACGAAGTTGCCTTTTTCATCGACTGCCATCATCCTGTCTGCATCTCCGTCATGGGCTATTCCGAGGTCGGCTTCGAAAGCCACAACTGCTTTTTTAAGCATTGAAAGGTTCTGGTCGTTAGGCTCAGGGTTCCTTGCCGGGAAGTGCCCGTCAGGCTGGGAATTCAGGGTTATTACCTGACAGCCAAGCTCCTGCAGGAGATAAGGAGTGATTGTGCTTCCCGCTCCGCATCCACAGTCGAGAACCACGCGCAGCTTTGATTTCCCTACGAGCCCCTCGATCATATCCATGTGGTCCCGAATGGCGTTTTCGTCTTCAGCAATTTTCCCCATAAGGTCCCAGGTAGCCCGCGAAAAGTTTTCTTTCTCTATAGCTTCTTCAACCTCTTCCTGCTGGGCTGAGTCAAAAGCCATGCCGTCAGGGTTCCATAACTTAATCCCCACATACTCTGAGGGGTTGTGGGAGGCTGTAACCATTACTCCGCACTCATATTTTCTGGCCGCATATGCCAGAGTCGGGGTAGTTACCATGCCCACCTTTGTAACATCACAGCCTGCAGCAGTCAGCCCGGCGACCAGGGCGTGCTCTATCATAGGCGCCGAAGTTCTGGGGTCCCTCCCGATAACCGCAGTTTTTTTCTGGTTTCCCAGCACAAGCCCTACCTGCAGTGCAAGTTCGGGTGTAACTTCTTTATTAACTATGCCTCTAATTCCTGAAGATCCAAAGAGTTTCATAAATCTTACTCCATATTTCATGAAGTTCCGTTCTGTTATTCGACAGTAACACTCTTTGCAAGGTTGCGGGGTTTGTCAATAGAGCAGTTCCTGGCAAGAGCAGTGTAATAAGCAAGTAGCTGAAGCACGACAACACTCAGAAGGGGGGCTAGCAGTTCATCGCTCTGGGGGATTCTGAGGATGACGTCTGCATACTTTCCTATTTCCGTGTCCTTACTGTCGGCGACCGCTATCACAAAAGCGTCCCTGGCTTTCACTTCTTTAATATTGCTGAGCATTTTTTCATAAGTCTGCCCTCTGGTGGCAATTGCAACTACAGGAGTTTCCTCGTCAAGAAGGGCAATAGGCCCGTGTTTCAGTTCTCCTGCAGCAAAGCCTTCGGCGTGTACGTATGAGATCTCTTTGAGCTTCAGTGCTCCTTCAAGAGCTATAGGGTAGTTAAGGTGCCTGCCGAGGAAGAAGTAATTCTTTGAGCGGGCAAAGCCCTCAGCACATTCCTTTATCGCTTCTTTCTGGTTAAGGATCTGCTGGATCTCTCCCGGGACTTTCCGGATTTCTGTGATGAACCCCTTTACGTAATCAGGGCTAAGCTTGCCCCTTACGAGGGCGAACTTTACGGCGAGGAGATAAAGAAGTGTAAGCTGGGTACTGAAGGTCTTTGTGGCAGCGACTCCTATTTCGGGCCCTGCCCGTGTATAGAGTACACTGTTTGCCTCTCTCGTAATGGTGCTTCCCACAACATTCGTAATTGCAAGCGTGGGACAGTTGTAAGACATAATCTCCCGCACGGCTGCAAGAGTATCTGCAGTTTCTCCTGACTGGGTAATTGCAATGGCAAGGGTTCCTTCATTCATAACAGGGTTTCTGTACCTGTACTCCGAGCATATGTCAATGTCGCAGTGGATTCCTGCAAGTTGTTCAAACAGGTATTTTCCAAGCAAACCTGCATGCCAGGATGTTCCGCATGCCAGGATCTGAACCCTTGAAAGTTTCCTTATTTCGTCTTCACTGAGTTTCAGTTCGTTTAAGTATATAGCTCCTTCAAGTTCAGAGACTTTGCCTGCCAGAGTGTTGTGGATTGCACTGACCTGTTCATGAATCTCTTTCAGCATGAAATGTTCATAACCTGCTTTTTCTGCAGCCTCAAAGTCCCACTCTATCTTTTCGATCTTCTTTTCCGTGAGATTTCCTTCCCTGTCGAATATCTCCACGCTTGTTGGGGTCAGTACTGCTGTCTCAAAGTCATTTACAAATATAACATCCCTGGTATAGTTCAGAAAAGCAGTTACATCAGATCCAGCAAAATTTTCCTTTTTCCCGAGTCCTATGACGAGAGGGCTGTCCTTGCGGGCAAGCACGAGTTTTCCGGGCTCGTCAGAAGAGAGGATTCCAAGAGCATATGAACCTTCAATCTCTTTTAGGGCTTTTCTGAGTCCCACAAGAAGTTCGCATTTAGCCTCTTTTCCATCCGGTTTCCCATAGATGTGTTTGTGCAGCAGATGTGCGACCACTTCGGTATCGGTTTCGGATTTGAATTCGTAACCCTCTCCGATAAGCCTCTCTTTCAATGACATATAATTTTCGATAATCCCGTTATGTACTATCGAGATTTTTTCTGGGTTTCTTCCCGAGTTATGAGGGTGGGCATTTACCGTATTTGGGCGTCCGTGGGTTGCCCAGCGGGTATGTCCTATTCCGACATTTCCGCCGAGGTTCTTCGGGGTTTCGGATTCGAGATTTATGATTTTCCCTACTGCCTTATAAGTCTCAATTCCACTGCCAAGAACGGTGACTCCCGCTGAGTCATATCCCCTATATTCAAGTTTTTTAAGAGATTCTATAATAACTGGTGCAGCAGCACGTTGCCCTGCATATCCGACAATTCCACACATTTTTCTATCTCCTTCTTAAGAGCTTAGAGGACTACCGAATCACGGGGCAGGTCTCTGTAAATGGTGTTTCCAGATTCTACCTGACAGTTGACAGCAATCATTACTCCGGCTTTCACGAGCACTCTGCCTCCTATCCGGTTATCGTCCCCAACTATAGTTCCGAGCTTTGGGGCTTTGTGGATCCTGCAGTTAATGTTTATCTCCAGGTTTTCCTTTTCCTCTGCAGTAAAACCAGGGCCAAGGGTATTATTGCTTCCAATTATGGAGTTTGAAATTTGTCCATGGGAAGAAATCCTGCAGTCATTCATTATGATGCTGTTCTGGATTTCGGTAAAGGATCTTATGGACACATTGTCTCCTATCGTAGTTGAGGGCAAAATTACTACATTAGGTCCTATATCACAGTTTTCCCCGATTACTACAGGACCTACAATATAGGTTCCAGCACGGATTCTTGTGTTTTTTCCTATTGCAACCTTCCCGCGAATTATTACTCCTTCTTCAAGTTCTCCTTCTTGCCTCAGGTTTCTGGAGGAGTTTAATACAATTGAGTTTGCTTTCAGAAGATCCCAGGCATGAACCGCATCCAGCCACTTGGATTCAGTTGAGATTGGAGTGACTACTTTTCCTTCGTCAATCATAAGCTGGAGAGTGTCGGTTATTGCATATTCTCCATTTTCGGATATAGGAGTTTTTTCAATAGTTTCAAAGACCTGCGGCGTAAAAATATAAATTCCCGTGTTTACAATATGGCTTAAATCTCCAGGTCTTTTTTCCAGAATTTGGGTAATTCTTTTCTTTTCTTTCAGTACCACTCCATAGCCTGTTGTGTTCTCCATTCTTACGGTTAAAAGGCTCGCATCTCCTTCATAGTTGTTAAGAAGATCGGCTATGGTTTTTGGTTCTACCAGGTTGTCTCCGTTCAGGACAAGGAATTCGGAGTCCTCGGGACTTATTAGTTTTTTTGCCTGTTCAATCGCATGTGCTGTCCCGAGCTGGGCTTTTTGCTCAACGTATTTTATATTAACCCCGAAATTCAGTCCATCTTCAAAATAGTTCATTATGCGCTCTTTTTCATATCCGACAACCAGGATAATCTCATTGATTCCATTTGTTTCAAGTGAAGATATGACATGTTCCAGAATAGGCCTGTTGGCTACAGGAAGCATTACTTTGGAACGGGTAAGAGTAAGAGGCCTGCAGCGCAGTCCTTCTCCTGCTGCGAGGATAATAGCTTTCATAGAGTTAAAGAACCTTTTTTAGAATTTATACATTGCCTTCAGAAGCTATTGAATTAATCTATATAAATATGTTTATAAAAAATATAAGATGCAAAAACATTCTATATAATTTACTAGTGAGTGCATGATCTCTAAAAAAGAAAAAATATATATAAGAAGTATGAATCCTGTGTTTGATAAGTAAAGAGGTTCTAACTTTTTTAAAGTTGGAGTGCAGGCTTATCCGTAGAAGATAAAAAGCCCTGCCACATAAACCAGATATGCCCCTAGAATTACGCCTCCTTCCCACCTTTCCAGCTTTTTTCCAGTGATCCCGAAGATTATAAAGGTGAGGGATATCAGGAACATGAACGGAAAATCGTATCTTGCAAGCTGTTCAGAAACAGGGAGCATGCGAATCTGGGATGATGCCCCGAGGACCATGGCAATGTCCATTGTGTTTGCCCCGAGGATGTTTCCTATGGAGAGGTCCTGGTGCCCTTTCCTGAGGGAGGTAATTGCAGTTGCAAGTTCTGGCAGGGATGTTCCTATTGCAACCGCTGTCAGGGCTATTATTACTTCAGGGATTCCTATCCATTCGGCTATTTTTATCCCCGAATCGACCAGGATCCTGCTTCCTATTACTACGGAAAGGGAGCCGAGAACAAAAAAAGCTATATCTCTCCGGATATCTTTGACTTTCAGTTTTTCTTTACCAGTTTCATCATCTCCAAACAATACGCGCTGGGTCTTTGAAGCATGGAAGAGAAAAGCAAAAAACACCAGCAAAAGTATAATTCCATCAAGCTGATTCACATTTCCGTCTCGACTGACTATGATGAGGACAATTCCTGAAAGGAGCATAAGCCCGCTTTTAATGGGAAACGTATCATCCTTCATAGGGATTGCTTTTACAGCTATAATCGAACCCAGTACAAGCCCGGTGTTGCATATGACCGAACCCACGGCATTTCCTATTGTCACATCTGTATGTCCGATATAAGCTGCTGTTGCAGAAACTGCAAACTCCGGAGCTGTGGTTGCAAAACTCACAATCGTGGCTCCTATAAGCATTTTCGGAATTCCGCTTTTGTTCGATATTGAAACCGCAGCTTCAATGAACCAGTCCGAACCTTTGCTTATCATAGCAAGACTGAGCAGAAAAAGAAAGATCAAAAGCAAATTCATGGAGTCTTCTAAAGAAGACAAAGAATATAATTCAAACGCTCCTGTTTTTTTCAGTATTTTATATGTTTTTGGTCCTACAAAGTTATAACTACTATTGACAGTAAATTTACAAAATAAATCAGTTCAGTTATTGAAGGAGATAAGGATACCAAACAAATTATCGGGTACTGAGGAGGAACTGAAATGAAATTTCGTTTTCTTGCTGTCTTGCTGATTGTAGCCTCACTTCTCACCAGCGGCTGCACGGAAAATAGTTCGAATGAAGGGAATGGTACACAACCTGCTGAAAAAGTTGTAATTGGAACAAAGCTTTTCCAGGAGTCCTATATTGCCGCTCATGTGGTCTCTCTTTTACTCGAAGAGCATGGCTATGAAACTGATGTTAAAGAAAACCTTGGAGGCACGCTTGTAAATTATGAAGCTCTGAAGAAAGGAGATATCCAGGCATATACTGAGTATACAGGAACAATTTACAGCCAGATTCTAAAAAAACCGCCTCTTGAGGACTGGAACCCGGCAGTAGTCTATAAGGAGTCCGAACAGGGCATGTTTGAAAATGACGGGGTTGTGATTGCAGCCCGCCTGGGTTTCGAGGATGCTTATGCGATAGCTGTTGATAGGGAATGGGCTGAAAGCCGGAACGTGTCCACAATCAGTGACCTTGAGCCTTATGCCTCGGAAATGTCAGTAGGTACGGATCCCGAATTCGCCACGAGAGAAGATGGGCTTCCGCAGATTGCCCGTATTTACGGGTTCTCATTCAAAAATTACAATTCAATGGTTCCGGCTATCATGTATGAGGCCATAAAGAACAAAGAAGTCGATGCCATAAGTGCATATACTACGGATACTCGAAACGATCTCTACGGGCTAAATGTGCTTGAAGATGATAAGGATGCTCTTCCTCCCTATGACGCAGTGATTCTTGTTACTGAGACCTTTTCACAGGAAAACCCCGGTGCTATGGAAGCAATTGCACAGCTTAATGACATAATTGACCAGGACACTATGAGGCGCCTGAATGGAGAATATGATCTCGAAGGTAGGGAAGCAAGAGATATTGCCAGGGATTTCCTGATTGAAGAAGGTTTGATTTCTGCCTGAATATGGGCTACCCATGGTATTCAAGAAGCTTTTTGACCGGATCGATTCAGTCCGGCTTGAAAATATTACAAAGAAGTACGGGGATCAATTTGCCGTCAAAAACCTGACCCTGGAGATTCGGGGAGGGGAACTCCTGATCCTTATAGGAAGGAGCGGCTCAGGGAAGACCACTGCTATGCGGACTATAAACCGCTTGATAGAGCCTGATTCGGGTACTGTCTCCATAAATGGGACTGATGTAAGGGAGTTTGATCCAGTCCTCCTCAGGCGGAATATTGGCTATGTGATCCAGAATATCGGTTTGCTCCCTCACCTCTGCATTTCGGAAAATATCGGGGTACTCCTTAAACTTGAGGGGTGGAAAGAAGAGGAAATCAAGAAGAGGGTGAGTTATCTGCTAAGCCTCGTCTCCCTTCCTCCCGTGAGTTTTATGGGCCGCTACCCACATGAACTGAGCGGAGGCCAGCAACAGAGGGTCGGGCTTGCCAGGGCAATGGCTATGGATCCACCTCTTTTCCTTATGGATGAACCTTTCGGGGCACTTGATCCTCTCCTTCGAACTCAGTTGCAGGATGAGTTTTTCAAGATTAAAAAGGAGCTTGGAAGAACCATTGTTTTCATTACGCACGACATCAATGAGGCTTTCCGACTTGGTGACCGGATTGCAATTATAAACAATGCTGAACTTGTCCAGGTAGGAACTCCTGAAGAATTAATTTTCTCTCCAGCCAGTGACCTTGTTGCGGAGATTGTGGACTCAAAAAGGAAATACAGGCATATAGATACCCTGAAGGTTAGGGATATGATGCAGCCCTTTGCCGGGGGAAAAGAACTGAGAGATACCACAAGATCCCTGCCCTTTTTCTCCCCTGACACCTCACTTCTTGAAGCTCTTGCAAAGCTCAAGTCAGAGGGAGAATCTATGGGTCTTGTACTCGAAGATAACGAACCTGTAGGAGTCCTGTTTTTCGACCGGGTACTCCAGAACCTGATTTAAGTTTACATTAGTTTACATGATACCTGATCCTGAATCTGTCCAGGTTTAGCAAAAGGTGATTGTCTGATTAGCGAAAGGTGATTATCTGATTAGCGAAAGGTGATTATCTGATAATTGAGGATTTTAATGAGCTTACTGCGGAAATAATAAGAGTTTGGAACACTCAGCTGCTCTCTCAACGCACACTTGAGCACCTCCACATGTTTTTAGTTGCTCTCTTCTTTTCTATTCTTATAGGTGTGCTGATTGGAATCTTTACTTACAGGAACCAGAAACTTGCAGTCCCTGTCCTGAACGGCTTAAACGTAGTAGAAACAGTTCCCGATGTGGCTCTGCTGGTCCTTCTGCTCCCTATATTCGGGATAGGCACTAAGCCAACAATCGTGGCTTCTGTCCTTTATTCCATTCTTCCGATTGCCCGAAATACATACACAGGTCTTTCGAACGTGCCGAGGGAATATATAGAGATTGCCGAAGCCCTGGGCCTGACACAGGGGGATATTCTCTTCAAAGTTCGTTTCCCCCTGTCCCTTCCCCTGATCGCAGGAGGCATAAGGATTGCAGTAGTGTTTACAATGGGAGTCGTAACCCTTGGAGGGCTGATTGCGGCAGGTGGGCTTGGGGCTGCCCTTCAGAACGGAATTCAGCTCTACGATATGGGAACAATTCTTATCACCGGAGCCTGGGTGGGGCTACTTGCGGTACTCCTGGACGGAGGTGCAGGTATAGTAGAAAGCACTCTTAAAGCGAGGTATGGGACATGGTCATAATTGCAGAAATCCTTAAGGCTACGCTTGAGCACCTTTTTCTTGCTTATACCGCTCTTCTTATCGGAGCTCTTGTTTCTATCCCTCTGATACTTCTTTCCCTGTACAATGCAAAGCTGGCCTCATTTGTCATGAGGTTTTCCAACCTTGTTCAGGCAGTCCCCAGTTTTGCGGTTGTAGCTGTGGTTGTGCCCCTTATAGGGATTGGCTTTATCCCTGCGGTTATCGCCATAATGTTGAGGGTACTGCTTCCGCTCATTAAAAACACCTATATAGGACTTTTTAATGTGGATCCTTCGCTGATCGAGTCCGCAAAAGGAGTAGGGTTGACAGAATTTCAGGTTATCAGGTATGTGAGGCTCCCAAATGCATACCCTGCCATATTTGCCGGAATAAAATTTGCCGCCATCCTCGCCAACAGTATTGCAGTCCTGACAGCCCTTATAGGCGGAGGAGGTCTGGGGTCCATGATTTTTGAAGGGCTTACAAATTTCAATACTACCAAAATTCTGGCAGGAACCCTGCCGATCATAGGCATAGCCCTTTTCCTAGATTTTGCCTTCTCAGTGCTGGAACGCCGCTTGATCCCGGAATACCTTAAAATATAATCTTATATATAATGTTTAAAATGAAGGTTAAAATGTTCCGGATTTTTCCTATATATATTATATCTATTAAGAGTTATCCGGAGAACTATTTTCAAAAGTTAACAGTCAGGAGTCAAACTTATATAAAACAATTGTGTGATAATGTATACAATGTCAAACATTTTGTGCTTTTTTAGCAATATAACCTTAAAATATCTCTCCATTCAATTTATCTCGAATGTTTACTAATCATTTTTTATAAGTTAATGCAGCATTACAGGGAATCTCATGCTTGATCCGATACTCCTACTTGGGCTGGTGGTTGCCGTGCTTATTATGTCCCTTGTCGCACAGGCCCTCAGCTGCTATTTCCGGATTCCTTTTATTATTTTCCTGTTGATCGAAGGAGTCATTGTAGGGCCCGAGGTCCTTAATCTGCTGGACCCTGCCCTCTATATCGAGGGGTTAAGCGCCATCGTGGCAATCTCGGTATCCGTGATTGTCTTTGATGGGGGGCTTCACATTGACCTGAAGCATATAAGGATGGTTCAGGAAAGTGTTCTGAAGCTGACAACAATAGGGGTCATTGTGGCCTTCCTGGGAACCACGATTTTGACCAGCCTTTTGATAGGGATCCCTCTCGAAATCGCCGCCCTTTTCGGAGCCCTTATCACGGCAACAGGACCGACAGTAATAGTTCCCATTGTAAGGAATATCCAGATTAGCCACAGGCTTGGTAAGATCCTGGAACTCGAAGGGGTCCTGAATGACGCTGCCAGTGTGATCCTTGCAGCCATGGTCTTCGAATGGATTGCAGCAGAACTTTCCGGGATTGATGCTGTGATCTTTATCCTTTACAGATTGGGGATCGGAATTGTACTGGGGTCTTTGAGTGGGTTTGCCCTTCGCTGGTTCTTTACTCGGGGGACGGCGATTAGCAATCGGACCGCAAGGCTGGTTTCTCTGACTGCAGTATTTGCCTGTTTTGTCCTTTCAGAATACCTGGGCAACGAGTCCGGGATTCTGGCGGTAGCCATTTTCGGGATAATCCTTGGGACTTCAGAATTCCCTTACAAGGACACGATCAAGGAATTCAAGAGTGACATTGTGATTGTGATGCTCTCCCTGATTTTTATCCTGCTTGCGGCAATGCTTAAATTCGAAGATATCCAGAGAATAGGGGTAAACGGGATAGTCCTTGTACTCCTTCTCGTATTCTTTATCCGCCCGGTTGCAGTCTTCGTTTCGATGTGGAACTCGCAGATCAGTACGAATGAGAAACTTTTCATTTCCTTTATTGGGCCCAGGGGCGTTGTGCCGACTTCGGTTGCAACCTATTTTGCAATCAAGCTCGATTCGATGGGCATTCAGGGAGGGCAGGCCCTTGTTGGACTTGTCTTCCTTACGGTTATCATCACGGTCTTCATGAGTGGCAGTCTGTCAAAAAAAGTGGCAGAGTTACTGGAGGTAATCCCTATGGAAATTCTTATTATTGGTGGAGGAAAGGTAGGCAGGATTCTTGCCGAACGTTTTGACAAAAGAGGAGAAAATGTAGTTGTTGTGGACATTTCCGAGGCCAATTGCAAGAAATGCATGGAACTCGGGGTCCGGATTGTCCAGGGTGATGGAGGGGACGTAAATGTCCTGAAAAAAGCAGGAATAGAGAATGCCAAATATGTGGTTGCAACAACCAATCAGGACAACACGAACCTTCTCTTCTGCCAGATTGCTAAAGCTTCTTTCGGATTCAGGGGTGACCAGCTGGTAGCCAGGGTAAACGAGATAGAAAACCTCCAGGCTTTCTGGAATCTGGGCATCCGCGCAATGAGCCCGGCCACAACGACTGCAGTGGTGCTTGAGAACATGATTGGAAGGCATCATCTCTTCTCTATGTGCGAGGTAGGTGGTGAAGGGGACATGATGGAAGTCAAGGTCACGAATCCCAAGGTAATCGGGAAAGCCATTAAGGATATCCAGTTCCCTGAAAAGAGTCTTCTGGTTATGGTTCAGCGGGGCAATGATTCTATTATCGCCCACGGGAGCCTTGTGCTCGAATATGAGGATATCGTAACCGTTATTGGGGAAGGAGATGCAGCCAAACGGACTGCGGGCATACTTCACAAATAATTCTAAGTCCTACATCCCAAGATATATCAATATTAAAAAACAATCTATTCTAAAGTTACTTAAATAAATTTTTTATAAGGTAACTGGTGTTACGAACAGTGTGATCAACACTACAAAACATTTCTTATTACAAAGCGTCTTGTGGACAGATTATTGGATGGTTATTGGCAATCTAAAACGAAAGGTCTACTGATATTGTACAATTTAAGTAACTATCCGATTACATAACCTATCAGTAAAAAGTATATAAAAAACTTTGAGGCTAATCCGAAGCAGAGATAAGGGGAAGACAAGTGATTTTTAGGGCTTTGCAATTCACTAAGGCAGGGCTTTTTCAGGGCAGCCGCTTCCTGTCAGTTGAATACTTTCACCCCGCTTCACTCAACTTTATATTCTCTGCTGTGGTACTTTAGAATGCCTCTCAATAAGATGATGATAACCATGAGGCTTGAGGTAGATTAAAGATGAAACAGACTGCTGAATCCATTAGAGACCGGTTTATGAAACTTGGCATCGATGTGCCTGTTGAGGACATCGAAAGCAGACTCGACGAGTTGATTACAAAGTTCAAAGTGCCTTCAAATGAGGCACAGCGCAGCGTAACAAACTATTTTTTGAAGAAGTATTCCATTCCTAAAAATGAGTTTTATGTAAGACAGGCTGAACCCCAGCTCACCAAAATTGTGGATATTACGGAGAATGGGCAGTGGGCAAACCTTAAGGCAAAGGTTGTTCAGCTCTGGGAAAATACTCATGAATCCATATCTCAGGTTGGGCTTCTTGGAGATGAAACTGGAATCATAAAGTTTACCATCTGGAAAAATGCCGAACTTCCTTCCCTCGAACAGGGAGAGAGCTACCTTCTCAGGAGTGTCGTTGTTGGGGAATACAACGCCAGGTTCCAGGTCCAGGTTAACAAAAACAGTTCCATAGAGAAGCTCTCCGAGCCCATTGAATTAGGAGGCGGGGATTTCATTCCTTCAGCAAGAGAGGCCGAACTCCGGAATATTGCTGACCTTGTGGGGAACCAGTGGGCTACAGTAAGAGGAAAAGTGGTCCAGCTCTGGGAAAACTCCCATGAGTCGATAGAAC
The Methanosarcina sp. WWM596 DNA segment above includes these coding regions:
- a CDS encoding replication protein A; translation: MKQTAESIRDRFMKLGIDVPVEDIESRLDELITKFKVPSNEAQRSVTNYFLKKYSIPKNEFYVRQAEPQLTKIVDITENGQWANLKAKVVQLWENTHESISQVGLLGDETGIIKFTIWKNAELPSLEQGESYLLRSVVVGEYNARFQVQVNKNSSIEKLSEPIELGGGDFIPSAREAELRNIADLVGNQWATVRGKVVQLWENSHESIEQAGLIGDETGVIKFTNWASSELPDMEEGKSYMLKNVVVNEWNGKVQVQLNRSSSIETLDEDIEVGTSAFTYFGAMIDIQTGSGLIKRCPECKRALVKGACAEHGKVKGEYDLRIKAVLDSGTSTQDSLINRELTEELAGISLDSAIAMAADALDPGVVLDKLKHELVGKYYTVSGHRLDRYILVDSITPRSSLDRELLDELLAELEVE